A single genomic interval of Eurosta solidaginis isolate ZX-2024a chromosome 3, ASM4086904v1, whole genome shotgun sequence harbors:
- the LOC137246788 gene encoding cytochrome c oxidase subunit 5B, mitochondrial-like, producing MECTHVKINSPVMNDPLEHATGIERREVLAKAAGNDNPFDIKVFKRGAGTKENPNLIPFAFDARIVGCICEEDQTYVQWMWLQKGTLKRCECGHWFKLVEKAPV from the exons ATGGAGTGCACCCATGTTAAAATCAATTCCCCAG TGATGAACGATCCTCTGGAACACGCAACCGGTATTGAAAGGCGTGAAGTTTTAGCCAAAGCTGCTGGCAACGATAATCCCTTCGACATAAAAGTGTTCAAACGTGGCGCAGGCACCAAAGAAAACCCCAATCTGATACCATTCGCATTTGATGCACGTATTGTTGGTTGCATCT GCGAAGAAGATCAAACTTATGTGCAATGGATGTGGCTGCAAAAAGGTACATTAAAACGCTGCGAATGCGGTCATTGGTTCAAATTGGTTGAGAAAGCTCCTGTCTAA